aaaaacccgatagataaataattataatttgaagtttgattaatattatattttcatcctaTTGAGTTTCTCCAAGATGAAAATCCTatattgatttatcattaaagTAACCTAATAAatgtactttttaaaaaaaaaaattcatgcattTACATTTTCTTAGCAGCTTTTTCGAAGTTTCAACATTCACCTCCGCACTGTTAAAATCATTCTaaaagcaataattttttttttccttggaaacaGCTTAGATGCactcaattattttaatcacAACTTTCCACTCTCATGTTGGATTGTTGTGATTCTTATGCGTTATCTTGTTTGGAAACACTCGTGCTACAAAATAGTCTCTGATGaggatttcaaaaaaaagaagaactaaAGCATGTACGTGGCTGCCAAAGAAGTCCTAAAATTTAGGTTTTTGATAAAAACGTGCGGGACACGTGATGAAAAAGGAGgtttaaaattaagaagaaaagggaTTAATGTAGTTTATGGATTCAGTAATGTTTCTTCTATTAAATGGATTAAttgtttgattatatttatttatctgtattgatttaattgttttactataatattgatttaataaaaagaactcCTAAAGCATGTACGTGGCTGCCAAAAAAGTCCTAAAATTTACTCAATTGGAAAGGATCATGGTACTTACTGCCATGATTGTTATGCCCgcaatcaaaacataatttgtttttgtacttaGAATTATGTTTGAGTGCATTTaaaaatctgtttatttttttaaaaaaattaaattaatatttttaatattttttaatatattaatattaaaataaaaaaaatattttaaagaggaaaaaaaaaatatttgacaaagAATGAATAGGAAGCTTACGAATAGTTAAGAGTCGAATTGCAAAGTATAGTTTACCCGTTGACTCATAGATTAACTGATTAACcccatcatattatttatttataaaaactaaaataataatgttttttctaatattatcttttttaatatttttattttaaaaaagtttcacgttgtataaaaaaaagatgttttaatTTAGCAACGATAGAGCATCCACAAGGAAGatgtttttgcctttttctttttcttttttttaatttgtttttgtttatttgattatagGCTGGTTTAGAATTCAGCTAAGacatctaataaaatatttttattcttagaaaTTTTGTGAAAACAATCAGAAAACTAATTTAGGGATTAATTGAGTAATTAATTATCTTACAGAGGattttctattcttttattttatttttagaaacaaCTAATTTAATCAAACCCCAATAGCCTGATTCTTGGATCACAGAAGCTTGAGACATGGCACATGCTACAAGGAAAAAAGCATGATTTTGTTGAAAACCTTTAAGATTGGACTGTCGCATTCTAACAATAATGTTTGGACCATTTAAAGATTGGACCCAACTTCActtcaactttattttatatttataataaataaaaagcatgctGCCAAAGAAGTCCTATAATTTAGGTTTTTGACACACGGGGATCATGGAGACGTGATGAAAAAAGGAGGGCTGCCTCTTCTAGAAAAAGGGGTATTTGTTGGCAATTGCgccagagaaaaaaaagaagaaggagaacagGCAAGGAAAGGAATGGCTAATACAGTGAAGGGTAGCCAAATTGTTCAGATTTCCAATTATTCCAACggtatttgtttaatattaaaaataaaaaattattttgattactaaAAACGAATAGAAAGcttaaaaatagtttaagagACGTATtccaaagtaaaaaacaaaaccacatcatattatttatttataaaaactaaaatgatggtatttatttaaaaaaactaaaataaatatttatttttaaacattatctttttaaaaatttttattttaaaaaagtcttACATagttatagataaaaaaagatgttttaatTTAGCAACGATAGAGCATCCACAAGGAAGATATTATACGGTTATTAATTTTCATTACAAGAAAAGCTTAGAGACTTGGAGaatcactataaaaaaatagtacgTAATTCAAGGTGTTttgcctttttaaaaaaaaaaaaattgcctctTTCCCTTTCCACATCTAACCATTGTGCAGATAGAAGACCTGATATTTGcctcataaaatttattttaaaataaatttattggtttggataaaaagtttaattatttgataatctaAGATTTTAAATACTATGAAGCTCGCCACATATATGGCACAAGCAATTATTTAGTTGAATAATACACACATACACTGAGTGTGAAAGTTTACACACTTCAAAGTTTAGttaaagataagaaaataattgttaaaccgtgtttattttaaaaaacttaaaatttaaaatttaactaaataagATATTGATTGGGTGGAATTTAATCGATCAATCAAACCAATCTGATTCATATCTAATTggattactaaaaaaaaaatgaaatgatattattttaataaaataattaatctgaattaacttaataaataattcataagttatgatattatattaaaaaaattatcttaaaccaaataaatcaagtaacttaaaaatattgtaatgttatttttgataatttagtaAGGATTTGgagaatatatatttaaaaataatctttgtcATAAGATTAAGTTATTCCAACAATCCGAGTCCATTAAAACCTGTTTGTTAAGGTGGTAAACCATAACAAAAACAtcgatttttattattttattggcaAAATGCAGGTATAACAGCAGTGCATCATgttgcccaaaaaaaaaatacaaatcttaatttatttttaattatttttgaaaaccgGAGAAGCAGGTAAACTGTGACTAAAATAGTGTTTGATTttatggtaataattattttttaaagtgttttttatttgaaaatatattaaaataatattattttttatttttaaaatttatttttagcattaatataaaaaaatattaaaataaaaaatatcaagttattttaaaaacatggttcaactgtattattattattattattgccaGGGGTTTGGTTGTTCCAGGGAGGGCCGGAAAGGTTACGGGATGGAGAGTTGTTGATAACCATTAACCAATAACAGGGCTAAGATGAGTGAGGCTAATTAAAAGCATGTAAAAGTGTATCAAGTGACTGTTtgctattaatatttttgaattgttttgaggtggtaatataaaaaaaataaaaaatatttttttaatatatttttaaataaaaaatattttttttaaaaaaaacttgaattatgCTACTCTTTCTCATATTCATGTGTTTACATTTTCTTGGCAGCTTCTTCAAAGTTTGAACATTGGGTGGGTCCACAGACTCCACACGTTAGCTTTCTATATCTTATAAATATAGTTTATAGGTATTCTATATCTTATAATATAGTTTATAGGATTTAGAATCTTGATGAATGAAACCAGCATTCTCGATTTCTTGGGATAGAAAGAAAGTTGGAATAACTtatatttggatttttcttgGGGTGGAATTTCTTGCTCCATCTGTGTTGCAGCCTGTGTTTTGCatccaaaattattattatatgtgctttgtgtgtgtgtgtattctttaagttatgtgtatatatatatattctttaagtTATGTAACGTCATTGTTATTGTAGGACATTACTATTATTTAAGTATTATCGAAGTCCTAGACTTTGGTTCCAATTTACTCTCTAgactaattaaactttatttacatgtgatcaaatttataaaaaatagttttttatatgattgattTATAAGTTTGATAAATTAACCCAAACCGATATAGATAAATTCAATATAGTTTCCTTGCAAGAATTttgaattatcttttttaaaaaaattaaaacaatattgtttagaaaaaatcaattaattaataataaaataataaaatcaataaaatcatagTGCCATGGGttgattttattagtttaagtcaacattaataaaacaaaagatttgaaatttaattaattattaaataacatGTTAATGGTTAGATTACAgtttcttctttacaaataaCCAGTGGggaaaattaacataaaaaacaaatcttaattttcattttttaaataaattaggtaggatttgagtttttttaagtaattataTCTTTATTAGCTTAAACAAAGATACTTATTAAAAGGACATAATAGAAAAGGGAAATTTAAGAGTAATTAAACTTGTAAAAGCATGTTGAAGACCATATCTAAAATATAAGGACTAATTGGGAAAAGTCTTCAAAGAAAAAGGACTACTTTTTTATGGGATGGTGGGGGAGTTTCTCGGAATTGAAATGGTCGAGGATGTAGAGGAGTACTGTCATCATTCCCATCACTGGCCTGTTATGGCAAGTCGTCGGAGGGAGGGCGACCCATTTTCCTAAAGGATTGTTTGGCAAAGCGTACACTTGCATAAAGGAATGGTTAAGGctctcttgaaaattaaaagttgtGTAAAAACTATAATGATTAGGATGTGCATGATAACGTTgtggtttaaaatttttttatttaaaaatatattaaaataatattattttaaattattttgacatcaacacattaaaataatttaaaaacataaaaaaataatcttaaacaaacaaaattaaattatgatgcAACACGGTTTGTATTGCGTTTCCAAACATGCTTTAGGTCagagtttagattttttttccaccGGTCTTCAACTatgaatattgaaatttattattcatttgtgTCTTTGATTTTGCAGATTCGAGCCAAGCTGACATTACCCGATTGActctttttcaatcaatttttataaaaataaaaacttaaaaatcaaaccaaattttcattttgagttataaaataagctataaaTTTCAAATCCAACAATGGatttataaaagagaaaaacatttaaCTATGTAAATACAATTTGAATTATTTGTACCACATTTTGtatacatttaattttcttaacacTAAAGAATGAACATGTAAGTGttgttaaaatagtttttaatattaaaaaaaaatatataaatataaatcaaaggtcttatataataaaataaaacgagGATCAGTTGTTTCGTTTTATACATCTGGTTGGTTTGTGATCGCTTGCTGCACCCTTTCCCCTTTGGAAAATGGAAGCAGAAACTTTCTGCATTCGATCGGGGGCCACAGAGGTTAGCTAGCTAACTTTAATTCCGATTCCGACATGATTATTAAAGTTATGGAACATGATCCATCATCACTAGCCTCTCCTCATTCATGTGTTAGGTTGGAATCCTTAAACTGTTTTTTCCACGGTTTTTCGACTAGGTTCAggaattcattttataaaaaactatagATTTTTGTATCATTCGTGGATATATAGTAAAAATTCCTTTTGATGTTAAGAACATCATCGTAACAAAAACCTTAACTAGTAGGAAAAACACGCAGCAAATACAACTCAACTCAAAAATTCATCAATCATGATGTTACCATGTCATAATTAATTTGAGATAAGGAATATGTATGGACTTTACAAATAGGTATTATCATCTAGAATACTATGATTCttattagcaattttttttgtacatattcAAGGCTTTCTACCAGAATTCTTATTAGGAAAAACTTGTGTAGATATTCAAGGTAGTTGTGGTTTTATTTCAATGGACTCGAcacttttttcttataaacGTTTAACGTACGTGTACAAATTCTCAAAGTACTGTAGGTTTTGAGTCCTGAGTTTTATTTCCAACCATAGGTTTTTAACGGTTGTTTCAGTACCCCTAAGCACTATTTTTATTGCTAATGCTATTCTTCGTTAAATTTTTAGGGAATGGAAGTTGAAGTGGATCAGATAATGACATTGATGGGGGAGGAGTGCGATGCATCATTCCTAGCATAGTACTTACAGCTCTTGAAGCTAAGCTTCAGGCTCTTACATTTTCAGGTCAGCTTtttcaaagtttcaacaatGGGGTGGGTCCACGAGTTAAAGTGTTTGgcattattatcataaaatgttttttttaaaaataatttttagcttctgattcttttgttgaagattttaattatatgcagCGGTAGACAAAAGAAAAGCGAAATAGAGGTGTACAGCAACTTGTTGTCTCTTGTAATATAATCTTTGGCAGGATAGTTATGGCTTTTTTCCTAGCAACTTCTTgtcaaacaataaaagaatcTTTCCTACTGTAACATTCTCTTCCAAATCTCATCTCATTATACCATTGATTTCCAATTTCCCTTatcaaatttcttaaacctttccGATGATCAGTGCTTCCTTTTCTGATTGAATCGAATCATCTGGAGCTCAACATCTTGCAActtccttgttatttttaaaccaTATATTCTTCTCTGATCTTGTTTAGCAAACCAGCACTTGAAGAACTACTTGAATCCAGGTAAATTATTTATActccatcttcttcattttctttttcacatgTAACTCTGGTTTGAAtctttcaagtaaaacacaagTTGTAGAAATTCTAATGAGAAACTTTGGAGTTAGGATCATCAACaccttccaaaaataaataatttgatcttTCTCAGTTGTAACAATCCATGCCTTATGGAGTTCATACTAAATTGACCCCAAGTTAATcttgaattcattttttttccttcttagtTTCTTTGCCGTTTGtaacttattattttagtttcaaccttccttttccaattaatgtacttccattaatttttattcaatattttgacCCTTTTTATCTGTAGGACAAAATGGGTAGATCCGATGATCCGTTTTGGAAGGAAGTTGAAGATATGAATGGTGGAAGCATGAAGTGTAAGTTTTGTGGGCATTTATTTGCCAATGGTACTTCCATTTcgaggatcaaatggcatttatCAGGAGAGAGAGGGCATGGTGTTGAAATTTGTTGTCAGGTGCCTAAAGAAGTTCAAGGAGCAGCCTTTCTAGCTATGCGTGGTGGCAACAAAAGACATAAAGACATAGCTATGCGTGAAGGATCTTTTCAGCATGTTGACAGAAGTGTGGATGCTCATGAGAATAGAGGAGAAGCAACACAAGGAACAGATTTAGTGGATCAATTTGTTGATGGCACTTGGGTTCAGATACACTCTGCCCTTTCAAAGGAGCAGCAGCTGAATGAAATCTCTACGTATTTAATGCAGGAAGATGAGGATGTGGAGCGTCTGCATGATGAATTTGAAACTGTAGCGAGAACAGAACAAGTGCAGCATCTGGAGAGAGGTAGCTCTTGTGAGAGGCCATCAATTAATCAAGCTGATGAGCCTCGAGGAGATTCATCCCAACCAACAGATCCATTGTGTCTTGACCATGGAAGATATTATGATCAACTCTGTGCACCTTCACTAAGCAAAGATGTCGTTATGTATGATGTGCAGAACATGGTTAGAGTGAGGACAGAACCAGTGGAGGAGGAGGGTGTGGAGAATAGTCGAAGATCAGTGCAGGTTGGTGCTGGAGCTAGATCTTCTGAAAGTCTGAAATACAACACAAGTGAGACTAGAGGAGTTCCATTACCTACTAGCTCCACAAAGCCAGTGGGTCAAGCATTTGAAGAGAATACGAAGGAGATATGGTCTTTGTTAATGGATGATAAAGTCCCAACCATTGGCATTTATGGCATGGGGGGGATTGGTAAAACGACAATACTCAAACATATCTATAATGAGCTTCTACAAAGACCAAATATTTGTGATCATGTTTGGTGGGTGATTGTGTCTCAAGATTTTAGCATTACTAGATTGCAGAATCTCATAGCTAAATGCCTTCATCTAGACCTTgcaaatgaagatgatgatgtgcATAGAGCTGCCAAATTGTCAGAAGAATTAAGGACGAAACAAAAATGGATtctcattttagatgatttgtggCACAATTTTGAGCTTGATGAAGTGGGAATTCCTGTGCTGTTGAAAGGATGCAAGCTGATTATGACAACTAGATCAGAAACGGTTTGTCATCGGATGGCTTGCCACCACAAAATCAAAGTGAAGCTACTTTCGGAGGGAGAAGCTTGGACTTTGTTCATGGAAAAACTTGGACGTGACATAGCACTTTTACCAGAAGTGGAAGGAATTGCGAAAGATATTGCTGGGGAATGTCCTGGTTTGCCATTGGGAATTATTGCAGTGGCAGGAAGCTTGAGGGGAGTGGATGACCCACATGAGTGGAGAAATACATTGAACAAATTGAGAGAATCAGAATTTAGGGACATAGATGATAAAGTATTCAGGTTATTGAGGTTTAGTTATGATCGGTTAGGTGATTTAGCACTAAAGCAATGTCTCTTGTACTGTGCATTATTTCCTGAAGATGATATTATTGCAAGGGAGGAGTTGATAGGTTATTTGATCGATGAGGGAATTATTAAAGGAAAGAGGAGCAGGGGAGATGCATTTGATGAGAGCAACACGATGCTTAATAGACTTGAATATGTCTGCCTATTGGAAAGTGCTCAAATGGGTTTTAATGATATTAGAcgtgtcaagatgcatgacttgattagaGACATGGCCACCCAAATACTGCAAGACGAATCTCAAGTCATGGTTAAAGCAGGTGCGCAATTAAAAGAGTTGCCAGATGCAGAGGAGTGGACGCAGAATCTCACAAAAGTCTCACTAATGAGAAACAAGATCGAAGAAATTCCTTCCAGCTATTCACCAAAGTGTCCCTATCTATCAACTCTATTTCTACGTGATAATAAAGGGTTGCGATTTATTGCGGATTCATTTTTCAAGCAATTGCATGGGCTCAAGGTCCTCGATCTGTCTTGGACAGGTATTGAAAACTTGCCAGACTCTGTCTCTGATTTGGTGAGTCTCACTGCGTTATTGCTCTGTATGTGTGACAACTTAAGATTTGTTCCATCATTAAAGAAGCTCAGGGCACTGAAGAGGTTGGATCTCTCTTGTACTCGACTTGAAAAGATGCCACAAGGAATGGAATGCCTAACCAACCTGAGGTATCTTAGAATGAATGGATAtggtgaaaaggagtttcctAGTGGGATATTACCAAAACTCTCTCACCTGCAAGTCTTTGTACAAGAACAGTTTATGCCGCAAGATGATGCTCCGATAACAGTTAAAGTAAAGGAAGTAGGATCCTTGAGAAATTTGGAAACTTTGGAGTGCCATTTCGAAGGTTTTTCTGACTTCGTGGAGTATCTCAGATCTCGGGATGGGATCCTATCATTAAGCACATGCAAGATTTTAGTAGGAGAGGTGCGTAGATATTTAGAGCAATTGATGGAAGattttccaagtaaaacagtTGGGTTGGGTAATTTGAGTATCAACGGAGATAGAGATTTTCAGGTCAAGTTCTTAAATGGCATTCAAGGACTGATTTGTGAATGCATCGATGCAAGAAGTTTATGTGATGTTTTGTCATTAGAGAATGCAACTAAACTGGAGCGCATTAGCATTCGGGAATGCCATAACAtgggtttcatcttcttggtccTGCTCTGCTCCACCACGATTGCCATCATGTAACGGTACGTTTTCTGGTCTTAAAGAGTTTTATTGTTACAAGTGTAAAAGTATAAAGAAGTTGTTCCCGCTTGTGTTGCTGCCAAACCTCGTAAACCTGGAAAAGATTGATGTTAGTCAttgtgagaaaatggaggagataataggaaCAACAGATGAAGAAAGCAGCACCTCCATTTCCATCACGGAAGTCATTCTCCCAAAGTTAAGAATTCTGGAATTGTTTGATTTACGagaactgaaaagcatttgCAGTGCAAAACTGATTTGCAATTCTCTTGAACATAtccttacataatttttttaaaataaaaatagtatttttatatatttttaaatggctACCAAAGAAGTCCTAAAATTTAGGTCTTTGATGAAAACGTGTGGGACACGGGGACCATGGGGACGTGATGAAAAGGAGGGTTTAAAAGTGTGGATTGGAAATCTATTTGTACAATATATCATCTTCTGCTGCTGTGATTATTAAAGCCTTGCCAATAATTACAGATTATAGCACCCACGAGGATTGGAAATCTTTTTCCTTGACAAGCACAGGCAATATTATTGATTCAACTTTCCAA
This genomic stretch from Populus alba chromosome 19, ASM523922v2, whole genome shotgun sequence harbors:
- the LOC118040999 gene encoding disease resistance protein At4g27190-like; protein product: MGRSDDPFWKEVEDMNGGSMKCKFCGHLFANGTSISRIKWHLSGERGHGVEICCQVPKEVQGAAFLAMRGGNKRHKDIAMREGSFQHVDRSVDAHENRGEATQGTDLVDQFVDGTWVQIHSALSKEQQLNEISTYLMQEDEDVERLHDEFETVARTEQVQHLERGSSCERPSINQADEPRGDSSQPTDPLCLDHGRYYDQLCAPSLSKDVVMYDVQNMVRVRTEPVEEEGVENSRRSVQVGAGARSSESLKYNTSETRGVPLPTSSTKPVGQAFEENTKEIWSLLMDDKVPTIGIYGMGGIGKTTILKHIYNELLQRPNICDHVWWVIVSQDFSITRLQNLIAKCLHLDLANEDDDVHRAAKLSEELRTKQKWILILDDLWHNFELDEVGIPVLLKGCKLIMTTRSETVCHRMACHHKIKVKLLSEGEAWTLFMEKLGRDIALLPEVEGIAKDIAGECPGLPLGIIAVAGSLRGVDDPHEWRNTLNKLRESEFRDIDDKVFRLLRFSYDRLGDLALKQCLLYCALFPEDDIIAREELIGYLIDEGIIKGKRSRGDAFDESNTMLNRLEYVCLLESAQMGFNDIRRVKMHDLIRDMATQILQDESQVMVKAGAQLKELPDAEEWTQNLTKVSLMRNKIEEIPSSYSPKCPYLSTLFLRDNKGLRFIADSFFKQLHGLKVLDLSWTGIENLPDSVSDLVSLTALLLCMCDNLRFVPSLKKLRALKRLDLSCTRLEKMPQGMECLTNLRYLRMNGYGEKEFPSGILPKLSHLQVFVQEQFMPQDDAPITVKVKEVGSLRNLETLECHFEGFSDFVEYLRSRDGILSLSTCKILVGEVRRYLEQLMEDFPSKTVGLGNLSINGDRDFQVKFLNGIQGLICECIDARSLCDVLSLENATKLERISIRECHNMGFIFLVLLCSTTIAIM